The stretch of DNA AATGGGGTTGAACCCTATATTAGCTATATATATAAAGCCCTCTAAACCCGAGGCAGATATTCTGGAAAGATATATCTTGCCATCACCAGCAACCACTAGGATATCATTGGTAATGCCCATACTTGTTACATTAGCGGGAGATCTAACTCTTATCTGGGAAGAGACTCCAGAGGTGGGTGCTAAATTAATGATGATTATCTCCCCCAGCCCTTTTTCATCTCCCCCATAGGCTATGAATCCCCCTCTATAGCTGGTGGATAGATCTATTGATACCCCTCTCAGTCTTAGGATCTCCTCATAGCCCCTATTGCTATAGCTATATATTGCGGCTGAATATATATAGAAAACACCGCTAGGATCGACCCTATATATCGCTGGACCAGCGATTCCAAAGAGAGCTATTGCTATGAGAACCGCTAGCGGGATCAGCGATGATCTCTCGAAGAGCACAGCCTTTATCGAGGATAATAGGTTTGCCATTCTATAGCTGTCACCTCCTAGTCCTAGGATCCAAGATGCTGTAAAGGATATCAGCTATAGTGTTGCTCACAATAATAGCTAGCGACATAATGGCAAAAACACCCTGTGCAAGTGGATAGTCCAGGTTGTTGAATGCTATAACGAGCTCCCTACCAATCCCCGGCCACGAGAACACCGTTTCGAATGCGACAGAGCCTGCGAAGGAGAGCCCCACAGCTATCCCGAGCTGTGTTATTAGGGGGAGTATACTATATCTAGATGCATCTCTAACTATCTTGCTCTGGGGATGTCCTATGGCTCTCAGAGTTGTTATAAAGTCCTCGCTGAGTGTCGATATCATGGAGGCCCTCATCAGGAGGGTTGGGCTTGACATGGTATATATTGTTAGCACTGTATATGGGAGTATCCAGTGGTGTAGAAAATCAAGGCTTAAGATCTTCTCTATGAAGTTTGTAGCCTCATAGGGAGGTGTTCTCATACCACCAGGTGGGAAGATTCTGAGCTCAACCGATAGGAGGATCAGCGCTATAAGCCCGATCCAGAATAGGGGGAGAGACTGGGTTAGGGTCATGATCGATACTCCGAGCCTCTCAAACATGCTACCCCTCCTCCAAGCCATATAGGATCCCAAGATCCATGCTAGGGTATATGCTGTTGCTATCGATGGGAATACAAGGATAGCTGTGTTTAGAAGCCTATCGGTCACTATATCCCTAACTGGGGCTTTATATAAGAATGAGATGCCCATATCCCCTTTCAGGAAGTTAGTTATATATAGAATATATTGCTCATATAGAGGTCTGTCAAGGCCGAAGGATCTCCTTATGATCTCCCTCTCCTCAGGCCCCAGACCCTCTCTCAGATATATTATGGTTGGGTCTGGGAAGGCTAATCTGAAGAGGAGGAATTGAAATGTGAGGATCGATATATATAGTAAAAAAAGGATAATCACTAGATATATGATCCTCGATAGCATCCCCCTCTAATCCCTCTTAATGGTATAGTTAGCGGGATAATGTATCCTCCCACTCGCATCCCATGTGAAGCCTGCCTTTGCAAGCAGCTCCCTAGCCTTGGAGAGGTTATAGCTATATGTAAGCACATCTGGGTTATGCCAGAAGCTGTTGACAGGAGCTATTATATATCCCTTCTCACCATATCCCTTTAAGATAACATTTATGATATAGTCATACGGCACTGCATAGAGTAGTGCCTGCCTAACCAGCTTCAGATCAAATGGAGATCTCCTCACGTTGAACATGAGATCAGCATCAAGTGCAAAGCCCCTACCCTTTATAATCGAGATATAGTCGTACTTGCTAAGCACATCAACATGCCCCGGTAGAAGGCTGACAGCCGTTGCATCAGCCTGTCCCAGGATTAGTGCGTTCACAACCCCCTCGAGATCCCCATAGATCTTTATAGTTATCCTTGAAACCTTTATCGGGGGAACCTTGAAGCCAGGTATATCTATGCCTCTATATGCGAAGTGCCCTGGAAATACCTCCATAGATATATACTCCTTCCTAACCCACACTGGGTTTCTGAAGGGGCCTGAACCTACTTTTAGAACCTGGGCCAACTGATCTTCGGTGAGGGATCCTGGATCAGTTATGTTTTCCCACACATGCTTAGGTAGGATCGGGATCATATAGAGCGAATTGGTTATGAACGAGGCATCTGGGCTCTTTAGATAGAACCTCACAGCGGTTTGGTTGATCACCTCAACCTTATCTATGTTTCTAAAGTATGGCCTGAAATATGCAAAGTTATTCTTAATATAATAGTCATAGCTGAACTTCACATCATCAGCCGTTATCGGCTTTCCATCATGGAAGACAGCGTTACCCCTGATCTTAACCTCAACAGTTGTTGGAGACGTTATAGCTATGCTCTCCGCTAGCCATGGTATTGGCCTTCCATCGGGTCCGAGTCTGACAAGCGAGTCGTAGATGAATTTAAGCACATACCATGAGAATATCAGAGAGGCTTTCAACGGGTTAAGGCTATCTGGCTCTGTGTTGCTTGCGTATATAAGCTCCTGCATAGATCCTGTGGCTGGTGTTATGAAGTAGGGCTGCCACTCGTGGAAGAGGGGATTGCCAGGCATGATCAGGGGGTTAGACCATTTTTTAGAATTATACGCTGCTAAAACGAAGCTGTGGTATAGATTGTATCTAGGAGCCTCCTCATGGAAGATCTGCTGTAGCCTATAAACAATCTCCCTCCTCTTCTCGGGATCAAGGGTTGTTTTCTGAAGATCATATAGGCGATCATACTCAGGGTTTGAATACCCAGTGGGGTTATTAGCTCCCTCACCTTTCTTACCTATCTCGCTAGTCGTTATCAGCCCTAGGAATAGATTGGGATCGAGCCTATCGATTCTAGCGCCCCAGCCGAAGACGCATACATCGAAGTCCCATTCATAGTAGCATTTCTTGTCAACCTGCGAGGCCTCTAAACCTATAACCTCTACCTCAAACCCTAGCTTCCTCCACTCGGCAGCTATAGCCTGGACAGCGGCCCACCTCTGTGGATTCTCAGCCTCTGTAGTGGTTATTATTGTGATCTTCTGCACAGGCGGCCCCATGGGCTGTAAAGGAGTAGTAGCCTGGGTCGGTGATGGCGAAGCCTGCGGGATAGTTAGAGGTGTTGGGGGCTGTGTAGC from Sulfolobales archaeon encodes:
- a CDS encoding ABC transporter permease, with amino-acid sequence MLSRIIYLVIILFLLYISILTFQFLLFRLAFPDPTIIYLREGLGPEEREIIRRSFGLDRPLYEQYILYITNFLKGDMGISFLYKAPVRDIVTDRLLNTAILVFPSIATAYTLAWILGSYMAWRRGSMFERLGVSIMTLTQSLPLFWIGLIALILLSVELRIFPPGGMRTPPYEATNFIEKILSLDFLHHWILPYTVLTIYTMSSPTLLMRASMISTLSEDFITTLRAIGHPQSKIVRDASRYSILPLITQLGIAVGLSFAGSVAFETVFSWPGIGRELVIAFNNLDYPLAQGVFAIMSLAIIVSNTIADILYSILDPRTRR
- a CDS encoding ABC transporter substrate-binding protein — its product is MRSITRIWAIVIALIVVIAAIAGIISIQMLSPRRAPQQTIATQPPTPLTIPQASPSPTQATTPLQPMGPPVQKITIITTTEAENPQRWAAVQAIAAEWRKLGFEVEVIGLEASQVDKKCYYEWDFDVCVFGWGARIDRLDPNLFLGLITTSEIGKKGEGANNPTGYSNPEYDRLYDLQKTTLDPEKRREIVYRLQQIFHEEAPRYNLYHSFVLAAYNSKKWSNPLIMPGNPLFHEWQPYFITPATGSMQELIYASNTEPDSLNPLKASLIFSWYVLKFIYDSLVRLGPDGRPIPWLAESIAITSPTTVEVKIRGNAVFHDGKPITADDVKFSYDYYIKNNFAYFRPYFRNIDKVEVINQTAVRFYLKSPDASFITNSLYMIPILPKHVWENITDPGSLTEDQLAQVLKVGSGPFRNPVWVRKEYISMEVFPGHFAYRGIDIPGFKVPPIKVSRITIKIYGDLEGVVNALILGQADATAVSLLPGHVDVLSKYDYISIIKGRGFALDADLMFNVRRSPFDLKLVRQALLYAVPYDYIINVILKGYGEKGYIIAPVNSFWHNPDVLTYSYNLSKARELLAKAGFTWDASGRIHYPANYTIKRD